A DNA window from Desulfobacterales bacterium contains the following coding sequences:
- a CDS encoding M4 family metallopeptidase, with the protein MAHYQCNCTFVPPQVLENLARVGVDNARLSIQQSKISRKKRADKRIDMKAFISAKTRAKAKRKVYDCQNKWEQRVKLVRGEGKPASGDKDADRVYTFAGKVRDYFSKVLKRNSIDNKGMDLILNVHFGQDYMNAFWDGDEMTFGDGDGEIFISFTRSLEVVAHELAHGVTQFAADLEYFSQSGALNEHFSDVFGSAITQHAFKQDAGQADWLVGDEIMGPDLYGESLRSMQAPGTAYDNRLLGKDPQPAHMNDYYTGDDDNQGVHINSGIPNRAFYLVAMEIGTDKATLIWYHALQKLWTTAKFNDAVDVIVDSARILTRQKQVPVGSTQQVRAAFREVGLPHLT; encoded by the coding sequence ATGGCGCATTATCAATGCAATTGCACATTTGTTCCGCCGCAGGTTCTGGAAAATCTGGCACGGGTCGGTGTGGACAATGCCAGATTGAGTATTCAGCAGAGTAAAATCAGCCGCAAAAAGCGTGCGGATAAACGCATCGATATGAAAGCGTTTATAAGTGCCAAAACTAGGGCCAAGGCCAAACGCAAGGTTTACGACTGCCAGAACAAATGGGAGCAGCGCGTCAAGCTGGTCCGGGGTGAAGGTAAACCGGCAAGCGGTGACAAAGATGCCGACAGGGTTTACACGTTTGCCGGCAAAGTTCGCGACTATTTCAGCAAAGTGCTCAAGCGCAATTCCATTGACAACAAGGGTATGGATTTAATCCTCAATGTGCATTTCGGTCAGGATTACATGAATGCCTTCTGGGATGGCGATGAAATGACCTTTGGTGACGGCGACGGTGAAATATTTATCAGTTTTACCCGGTCGCTGGAGGTAGTAGCGCATGAACTGGCGCATGGCGTTACCCAGTTTGCGGCCGATTTGGAGTATTTCAGTCAGTCCGGGGCATTGAACGAACATTTTTCAGATGTTTTCGGCAGTGCCATAACGCAGCACGCCTTCAAACAGGATGCCGGCCAGGCGGACTGGCTGGTGGGCGATGAAATTATGGGGCCGGACCTTTACGGGGAATCGCTGCGCTCCATGCAGGCTCCCGGAACGGCCTACGATAATCGTCTCCTTGGCAAAGACCCGCAACCGGCCCACATGAATGACTACTATACCGGCGATGATGACAACCAGGGGGTTCACATTAACAGCGGTATCCCCAATCGCGCCTTCTATCTGGTCGCCATGGAAATTGGCACTGATAAAGCCACGCTTATCTGGTACCACGCACTTCAGAAGCTATGGACGACAGCTAAATTTAATGACGCTGTCGACGTTATTGTTGACTCGGCCAGAATCCTAACCCGGCAAAAACAGGTGCCAGTGGGCTCAACCCAACAAGTCAGAGCGGCATTCAGGGAGGTGGGGCTGCCTCACTTGACGTAG